The following proteins come from a genomic window of Proteinivorax hydrogeniformans:
- the nagB gene encoding glucosamine-6-phosphate deaminase, giving the protein MRIIIEKDYNSLSKTASLLVASQTVLKPDSVLGLATGSTPLGMYNNLIEMYKRKEVDFSKVTTFNLDEYYGLSANHPQSYNTYMRENFFDHINIPPSQFYLPKGDTENVTSECYKYEEKIAQAGGIDFQVLGIGENGHIGFNEPDESLNVQTNLVDLTPQTIQANSRFFDSFEEVPKQAISIGIATIMKAKKILLLASGENKAEAIAQMTSGYVTTKVPASLLQTHQDVILLVDEKAGKLLR; this is encoded by the coding sequence TTGCGAATAATCATAGAAAAAGATTATAACTCATTATCAAAAACAGCGTCGCTTTTAGTGGCTAGTCAAACTGTGCTAAAGCCAGACTCAGTACTAGGCTTAGCTACTGGTAGTACGCCACTAGGAATGTATAATAACTTGATAGAAATGTATAAGAGAAAAGAGGTGGACTTTTCAAAAGTCACAACCTTTAACCTAGATGAATATTATGGTCTCTCTGCCAATCACCCGCAAAGCTACAATACATACATGCGCGAAAATTTCTTTGACCATATAAATATTCCTCCCAGTCAGTTTTATCTTCCTAAGGGAGATACCGAAAACGTCACAAGTGAGTGCTATAAATATGAGGAAAAGATTGCACAGGCTGGAGGAATTGATTTTCAGGTGCTAGGAATTGGAGAAAATGGCCATATAGGGTTTAATGAGCCGGATGAGAGTTTAAACGTCCAGACTAATCTAGTGGATTTAACTCCACAAACTATCCAGGCAAATAGCAGATTTTTCGACTCCTTTGAGGAAGTTCCCAAACAAGCTATATCCATAGGAATAGCAACAATAATGAAAGCAAAAAAAATACTGCTTTTGGCTTCAGGAGAAAACAAAGCAGAGGCCATAGCTCAAATGACATCTGGATACGTAACAACAAAGGTGCCGGCATCGCTGCTACAAACTCATCAAGATGTAATTCTTTTAGTAGATGAAAAGGCTGGTAAACTCTTAAGGTAA
- a CDS encoding ABC transporter ATP-binding protein codes for MLKVTNMHKNYGDLKAVQGIDFEVRPGEILGFLGPNGAGKTTTIKICSGLLLPTEGEVTLCDYDIVKEPTQAKKQLGYVPDDPFLYEKLTGRQFLEFVGEIYDINPQNRHQKIEDMMEQLELTDKADELIGSYSRGMKRKIALMAGIIHSPKVLLLDEPTLGLDAVSAKKAKDIIKEMAYKKNTAVLLTTHVMEIAEQICDRIAVINKGKLVAVGTLEELQQKAKDGTTLEEVFVNITKQQTSDLG; via the coding sequence ATGTTAAAAGTAACAAATATGCACAAAAATTACGGAGATCTAAAAGCTGTGCAAGGAATAGACTTTGAAGTAAGGCCGGGGGAGATACTAGGTTTTTTAGGCCCTAATGGAGCCGGCAAAACTACCACTATCAAAATATGTAGCGGGCTTTTGCTGCCCACAGAAGGGGAAGTAACCCTCTGTGACTATGACATTGTAAAGGAACCAACACAGGCAAAAAAACAACTAGGTTATGTTCCAGACGATCCATTTTTGTATGAAAAACTAACAGGGCGCCAATTCTTAGAATTTGTTGGGGAAATCTACGATATTAACCCTCAAAATAGGCACCAGAAGATTGAGGATATGATGGAACAATTAGAGCTTACAGATAAAGCAGATGAACTTATAGGAAGCTACTCTCGCGGCATGAAAAGGAAAATCGCGCTAATGGCAGGGATTATACACTCACCTAAAGTTCTGCTACTAGATGAACCGACTTTAGGCTTAGATGCAGTTAGCGCCAAAAAAGCTAAGGATATAATTAAAGAAATGGCATACAAAAAAAATACAGCGGTGCTGCTGACAACCCATGTAATGGAAATAGCAGAGCAAATATGCGATCGCATAGCGGTAATAAACAAAGGCAAGCTAGTAGCAGTGGGCACTCTAGAAGAGCTACAGCAAAAAGCAAAAGATGGCACAACACTAGAAGAAGTCTTTGTTAATATAACCAAACAACAAACGTCGGATTTAGGGTAG